One Magnetospirillum sp. WYHS-4 genomic window carries:
- a CDS encoding nitrous oxide reductase accessory protein NosL, translated as MKRRQFLLAGAAAVAAGATLRSAAAAEGDGTPAQFAPKAPKDPAPLENELAKYQKCPYCGMDRTKFHYSRHLVVYVGDLVDGTCSLHCAAVSLSLNLPLIPKAVYAPDNGSGEAIKPMIDAETATYVIGGDHKAVMTRTAKTSFASPLAAEAAKGTGELADFQKALNLTYCHMADDMKMMRDYRLERQRRKAAEAQGERKN; from the coding sequence ATGAAACGTCGCCAATTCCTGCTGGCCGGCGCAGCCGCCGTCGCGGCCGGCGCGACCCTCCGTTCCGCTGCCGCCGCCGAGGGCGACGGCACGCCCGCCCAGTTCGCCCCGAAGGCGCCGAAGGATCCGGCCCCCCTGGAGAACGAACTGGCGAAGTACCAGAAGTGCCCCTATTGCGGCATGGACCGGACCAAATTCCATTACAGCCGCCATCTGGTCGTCTACGTCGGCGACTTGGTGGACGGAACCTGTTCGCTGCATTGTGCGGCCGTCTCCCTGTCGCTGAACCTGCCGCTGATCCCCAAGGCCGTCTATGCCCCTGACAACGGCTCGGGCGAAGCCATCAAGCCCATGATCGACGCCGAAACCGCCACCTACGTCATCGGCGGCGACCACAAGGCGGTCATGACGCGGACCGCCAAGACGTCCTTCGCTTCCCCGCTCGCCGCCGAGGCCGCCAAGGGAACCGGCGAACTGGCCGATTTCCAGAAGGCCCTGAACCTCACCTACTGCCACATGGCCGACGACATGAAGATGATGCGCGACTACCGGCTCGAGCGGCAACGCCGCAAGGCCGCCGAGGCTCAGGGAGAGCGGAAGAACTGA
- a CDS encoding RNA polymerase sigma factor: MTEDPVKTDVVTMGLSAVAGMAVCAVSRPEGIDGLERLYGDCRRSLHPVLARRLGSRADADDVLHEAFIRFMGRYLGQSIANPLALMARIAINIVRDSARMESHRRGLVDATEGSFCSGPAPPSPESELSGRQDLRRLKDAIDGLPPRCREVFLLHRVEGLPHSEVAQILGISRSAVEKHMIRAQGQLRVVLNRAGGSGVDRGGAGKT; the protein is encoded by the coding sequence ATGACGGAAGATCCTGTTAAGACGGATGTCGTGACGATGGGCCTGTCGGCGGTGGCGGGGATGGCGGTTTGTGCCGTTTCCCGGCCGGAAGGCATCGATGGGCTCGAGAGGCTCTACGGCGACTGCCGCCGTTCCCTTCATCCCGTTCTGGCGCGGCGCCTGGGAAGCCGAGCCGATGCGGACGACGTCCTGCATGAAGCCTTCATCCGTTTCATGGGACGCTACCTGGGGCAAAGCATCGCCAATCCCCTGGCGCTCATGGCGCGGATCGCCATAAATATCGTTCGCGACTCGGCGCGGATGGAATCCCATCGTCGCGGCCTGGTGGATGCGACCGAGGGTTCCTTCTGTAGCGGCCCGGCGCCACCCAGCCCCGAATCCGAGTTGTCCGGACGCCAGGATCTGCGGCGATTGAAGGATGCCATCGACGGCTTGCCGCCCCGTTGCCGCGAGGTCTTCCTGTTGCACCGGGTGGAAGGATTGCCCCATTCCGAAGTCGCCCAAATCCTGGGAATCTCGCGTAGCGCCGTGGAGAAGCACATGATCCGCGCCCAGGGTCAGCTTCGTGTTGTCCTCAATCGTGCGGGAGGGTCCGGCGTTGACAGGGGGGGCGCGGGCAAGACTTAA
- a CDS encoding TonB-dependent hemoglobin/transferrin/lactoferrin family receptor, whose product MRSLAGAAILALTMAAGPALADEAKVAIDVPPQNLATALEALATQSHAQLLYSSNLVRGVSGSEVKGTVTATEALKKLLQGTGLEAKATGEGSFTIVKAVVAPVTRMDTVTVTATRTENRAFDVPASVTTVSRDQIDDAQARSIATVMQQIPGVTMAGTPRQGGQLPTIRGYQGPDIVLRVDDARRSLDASVGILSPLYVDPNFVKQVDVVRGPSSATYGGGGLGGVMAFQTIEAEDILTPGQSMGGKVKGGYRTGDSSYSGNLGAAARSEGASILASATGTKYSNIETGVDEMPYEWNWQNGWRKNGLMKFGFDADDNNNIRISYMHVSDEGYGPTNPASNVRAQTGYQNQNRSQDDLVASWKFKDSEGSLLDGKVTTYFTKLKLDNDKRTTGASDNTRDVSTGGINAQNSSRFSTFSLGHRLTYGADTYRDTLSNTNAGVANTVEPYGHLVALGGFIQDEIQVARDWTAIATLRHDGYEAEGGGYPVTSNSRLSPKLALKWQAMKELGFFGSYSEAFRAPVLTELYQDIQGTGYFSNFRPNSTLRPQTNATWELGLTLAFDGLLKANDAFRLKISGFDESSSDFITSKTVGTYARTAPYAGTGSIFQYVNVPNAHRWGGEAELNYRIDDWDLGLGYSRLRVKNQDTGENLFAPPDKVTGSLGYYIDDYWSVRYGGRYVFAQEYDGTIARRRSGYAVHDIGTSYDRDWYRIDFGITNLFDKGYATYHQSLDTSYVYEEGRSFNFTLTARF is encoded by the coding sequence ATGCGGAGCCTTGCCGGCGCCGCAATCTTGGCTTTGACCATGGCGGCTGGACCAGCGCTGGCCGACGAGGCCAAGGTCGCCATCGACGTGCCACCGCAGAACCTGGCGACCGCTCTTGAGGCCCTGGCGACCCAGTCCCATGCCCAGCTTCTCTATTCGTCCAACTTGGTGCGGGGGGTCAGCGGCTCGGAAGTCAAGGGCACCGTGACGGCGACGGAGGCGCTGAAGAAACTTCTGCAGGGCACCGGCCTGGAGGCCAAGGCGACGGGCGAAGGCAGCTTCACCATCGTCAAGGCCGTCGTCGCGCCGGTGACCCGCATGGACACCGTGACGGTAACCGCAACGCGCACCGAGAACCGGGCCTTCGATGTTCCCGCCTCGGTCACGACCGTTTCGCGGGACCAGATCGACGACGCCCAGGCCCGAAGCATCGCCACGGTGATGCAGCAGATTCCCGGCGTCACCATGGCCGGCACCCCCCGTCAGGGCGGCCAGCTTCCAACCATTCGCGGCTACCAGGGGCCGGACATCGTGCTCAGGGTGGACGACGCCCGGCGCAGCCTGGATGCCAGCGTCGGCATCCTGTCGCCCCTCTACGTCGACCCCAATTTCGTCAAACAGGTGGACGTGGTTCGCGGCCCCTCGTCGGCCACCTACGGCGGCGGCGGCCTGGGCGGCGTCATGGCCTTCCAGACCATCGAGGCCGAGGACATCCTGACCCCTGGTCAATCCATGGGCGGCAAGGTCAAGGGCGGCTACCGTACCGGCGATTCTTCCTATAGCGGTAATCTCGGCGCTGCCGCCCGCTCCGAAGGGGCCAGCATCCTCGCCAGCGCGACGGGAACCAAGTACTCGAACATCGAAACAGGCGTTGACGAGATGCCCTATGAGTGGAATTGGCAGAACGGCTGGCGCAAGAACGGCCTGATGAAGTTCGGCTTCGATGCCGACGACAACAACAATATCCGCATCTCCTACATGCATGTTTCCGATGAGGGCTACGGCCCGACCAACCCGGCCAGCAACGTGCGTGCCCAGACCGGCTACCAGAACCAGAACCGGTCCCAGGACGACCTGGTCGCCAGTTGGAAGTTCAAGGATAGCGAAGGCTCCCTGCTGGATGGCAAGGTCACTACCTACTTCACCAAGTTGAAGCTGGATAACGACAAGCGGACGACCGGGGCCTCGGACAACACCAGGGACGTGAGCACCGGGGGTATCAACGCCCAGAACAGCTCCCGCTTTTCCACCTTCTCGCTGGGCCACCGGCTGACCTATGGCGCGGACACCTATCGCGATACCCTGAGCAATACCAACGCGGGGGTCGCCAACACGGTGGAGCCATACGGCCATCTGGTAGCCCTGGGCGGCTTCATCCAGGACGAAATCCAGGTCGCCCGCGACTGGACCGCCATCGCCACCCTGCGCCATGACGGCTATGAGGCGGAAGGCGGCGGTTACCCCGTCACCTCCAATAGCCGCCTGTCCCCTAAGCTGGCGCTGAAATGGCAGGCCATGAAGGAACTGGGCTTCTTCGGCAGCTACAGCGAGGCCTTCCGGGCCCCAGTCCTTACCGAACTGTACCAGGACATCCAGGGTACCGGCTATTTCAGCAATTTCCGTCCGAACTCGACCCTGCGCCCGCAAACCAACGCCACATGGGAACTCGGGCTAACGCTTGCTTTCGACGGACTGCTCAAGGCCAACGATGCCTTCCGCCTCAAGATCAGCGGCTTCGACGAGTCCTCGAGCGATTTCATCACCAGCAAGACGGTCGGCACCTACGCGCGAACCGCGCCCTATGCCGGGACCGGCTCGATCTTCCAATACGTCAACGTCCCGAACGCCCATCGCTGGGGCGGCGAGGCGGAGTTGAACTACCGCATCGACGACTGGGATCTGGGCCTCGGCTACTCCCGCCTACGGGTCAAGAACCAAGACACCGGGGAAAACCTTTTCGCGCCGCCGGACAAGGTGACCGGCAGCCTGGGCTATTACATCGACGACTACTGGTCGGTCCGCTACGGCGGTCGCTACGTCTTCGCCCAGGAATACGACGGGACCATCGCCAGGCGGCGCAGCGGCTATGCCGTGCACGACATCGGAACATCCTACGATCGTGACTGGTACCGGATCGATTTCGGCATCACCAACCTGTTCGACAAGGGCTATGCCACCTACCACCAGTCCCTGGACACCAGCTACGTCTACGAAGAAGGGCGCAGCTTCAACTTCACCCTTACGGCCCGCTTCTGA
- a CDS encoding ATP-binding cassette domain-containing protein, with protein MTDGTPKIRLQGVKKAFGPKVVLDGFDLDVGVGESVVIIGGSGTGKSVTLKCILGILHPDEGSIQVDGEEVTRMAGRDRDRVNRKFGMLFQGAALFDSLPVWENVAFGLLAQKKVNRDRAKGIAVDKLAMVGLDAAVADLAPSELSGGMQKRVGLARAIAADPEIIFFDEPTTGLDPIMADVINDLIVKTTREVGATALSITHDMTSARKIANRIAMLYQGRIIWAGPTSEIDKSGNPHVDQFIHGRAEGPIKMAVRA; from the coding sequence ATGACCGACGGAACCCCCAAGATCCGCCTGCAGGGCGTCAAGAAGGCCTTCGGCCCCAAGGTGGTGCTGGACGGCTTCGATCTGGACGTCGGCGTCGGCGAATCGGTGGTCATCATCGGCGGCTCGGGTACCGGCAAGTCGGTGACGCTGAAATGCATCCTTGGCATCCTGCATCCCGACGAGGGCTCGATCCAGGTGGACGGCGAGGAAGTCACCCGGATGGCCGGGCGGGATCGGGACCGGGTGAACCGCAAATTCGGCATGCTGTTCCAGGGCGCGGCGCTGTTCGATTCCCTGCCCGTGTGGGAGAACGTGGCCTTCGGCCTGCTGGCACAGAAGAAGGTCAACCGCGACCGCGCCAAGGGCATCGCCGTCGACAAGCTGGCCATGGTGGGCCTGGACGCGGCGGTGGCCGACCTGGCGCCGTCGGAATTGTCGGGCGGCATGCAGAAGCGGGTGGGCCTGGCCCGCGCCATCGCGGCGGACCCGGAAATCATCTTCTTCGACGAGCCCACCACCGGGCTGGACCCCATCATGGCCGACGTCATCAACGACCTGATCGTCAAGACCACGCGGGAAGTGGGGGCGACGGCGCTGTCCATCACCCACGACATGACCAGCGCCCGCAAGATCGCCAACCGCATCGCCATGCTATATCAAGGCCGGATCATCTGGGCGGGCCCGACGTCGGAAATCGACAAGTCGGGCAATCCCCACGTCGACCAGTTCATCCACGGCCGCGCCGAAGGTCCGATCAAGATGGCGGTGCGGGCGTAA
- a CDS encoding FecR domain-containing protein, with protein MIVGNSHSDFPPSGQNGTQRKEAEFLSIVMDGAAELRPIYAGEIGALKRRAARRRLLRRLGGTTVVCGLIAAFGFASYGWRSAETAVGMPRTLDLADGGRIHLDAGGAVELPIAPWRREAKLLRGDAVFDIRHDDVRPFVVAAGFTTVTDLGTRFLVQARPDSVAVAVFEGKVELAVAATPPLQLSAGGAALSTPSGILDTAMPDEAEITAWRQGRLVFRNTPLQTVAERLSRYRGETVMVEGAATAALKVSGTFRIDDTDGALRTLERAFPIRIDRQSGRTVIAPVMPRR; from the coding sequence ATGATCGTCGGCAACAGCCATTCCGACTTTCCTCCTTCCGGCCAGAATGGAACGCAGCGAAAGGAGGCCGAGTTCCTGTCCATCGTCATGGACGGCGCCGCCGAATTGCGTCCGATCTACGCTGGGGAGATCGGCGCCCTGAAGCGGCGCGCCGCCCGGCGGCGCCTTCTCCGGCGCCTTGGCGGAACGACCGTTGTTTGCGGCTTGATTGCTGCGTTCGGCTTCGCTTCCTACGGCTGGCGGAGCGCCGAGACGGCAGTCGGCATGCCGCGTACCCTTGATCTGGCCGATGGCGGACGCATCCACCTGGATGCGGGCGGCGCCGTCGAATTGCCCATCGCTCCCTGGCGCCGCGAGGCCAAACTGCTGCGCGGAGACGCGGTTTTCGACATCCGGCACGACGATGTGCGGCCCTTCGTCGTTGCGGCGGGCTTCACGACGGTCACCGACCTGGGAACCCGCTTCCTCGTGCAGGCCCGCCCCGATTCCGTCGCGGTGGCGGTGTTCGAGGGAAAGGTGGAACTTGCCGTCGCCGCCACGCCGCCGCTCCAGCTTTCCGCGGGGGGGGCGGCACTCTCCACACCCTCGGGGATTCTCGATACGGCGATGCCGGACGAAGCCGAAATCACGGCATGGCGCCAGGGCCGCCTGGTGTTCCGGAACACGCCCCTGCAAACGGTGGCGGAGCGCCTGTCCCGCTATCGGGGCGAAACCGTGATGGTGGAAGGGGCGGCCACCGCCGCCCTGAAGGTCAGCGGGACCTTCCGCATCGACGACACGGACGGCGCCCTGCGAACCCTCGAACGGGCATTTCCCATCCGGATAGACCGCCAGAGCGGCCGAACGGTCATCGCGCCGGTCATGCCCCGACGCTGA
- a CDS encoding ABC transporter permease, whose translation MTPVRIAQLIGRFTLGFLGTAGKLTLFTTSALSHIVRPPFYPRLLLTQMVEIGYFSLPVVGLTAVFAGMVLALQSYTGFARFSAEGAIANVVVLSITRELGPVLAGLMVAGRIGASLAAEIGTMRVTEQIDALTTLSTNPMKYLVAPRLLAGLLMFPFLVLVADVIGVFGGYLVAVYKLGFNPSNYLQNTYDFLQAEDVNSGLVKAAVFGLIVTLMGCYHGYNSKGGAQGVGAATTNAVVSACILILCFDYILTEMFFSR comes from the coding sequence ATGACTCCCGTCCGCATCGCCCAGTTGATCGGCCGCTTCACCCTGGGCTTCCTCGGCACCGCCGGCAAGCTGACCCTTTTCACCACCTCGGCGCTCAGCCACATCGTCCGCCCCCCCTTCTATCCGCGCCTGCTGCTGACCCAGATGGTGGAAATCGGCTACTTCTCCCTGCCCGTGGTGGGCCTGACGGCAGTCTTCGCCGGCATGGTGCTGGCGCTCCAGAGCTACACGGGGTTCGCCCGCTTCTCGGCGGAAGGCGCCATCGCCAACGTGGTGGTGCTGTCGATCACCCGCGAACTGGGCCCCGTGCTGGCCGGCCTGATGGTGGCCGGGCGCATCGGCGCCTCGCTGGCCGCCGAGATCGGAACCATGCGGGTCACCGAACAGATCGACGCGCTCACCACCCTGTCCACCAATCCCATGAAGTACCTGGTGGCGCCGCGCCTGCTGGCGGGACTCCTCATGTTCCCCTTCCTGGTGCTGGTGGCCGACGTGATCGGCGTGTTCGGCGGCTATCTGGTGGCGGTCTACAAGCTGGGCTTCAATCCCTCCAACTACCTGCAGAACACCTACGACTTCCTGCAGGCGGAAGACGTCAATTCGGGCTTGGTCAAGGCCGCCGTCTTTGGGCTGATCGTCACCCTGATGGGCTGCTACCACGGGTACAATTCCAAGGGCGGCGCCCAGGGCGTGGGCGCGGCAACCACCAACGCGGTGGTCTCGGCCTGCATCCTGATCCTCTGCTTCGACTATATCCTGACCGAGATGTTCTTCAGCCGATGA